A window of Theropithecus gelada isolate Dixy chromosome 14, Tgel_1.0, whole genome shotgun sequence contains these coding sequences:
- the LOC112606070 gene encoding vitamin D 25-hydroxylase isoform X1 produces MWKLWGGEEGAAALGGALFLLLFALGVRQLLKLRRPMGFPPGPPGLPFIGNIYSLASSAELPHVYMRKQSQVYGEIFSLDLGGISTVVLNGYDVVKECLVHQSGIFADRPCLPLFMKMTKMGGLLNSRYGQGWVDHRRLAVNSFRYFGYGQKSFESKILEETKFFTDAIETYKGRPFDFKQLITNAVSNITNLIIFGERFTYEDTDFQHMIELFSENVELAASASVFLYNAFPWIGILPFGKHQQLFRNASVVYDFLSRLIEKASVNRKPQLPQHFVDAYFDEMDQGKNDPSSTFSKENLIFSVGELIIAGTETTTNVLRWAILFMALYPNIQGQVQKEIDLIMGPNGKPSWDDKFKMPYTEAVLHEVLRFCNIVPLGIFHATSEDAVVRGYSIPKGTTVITNLYSVHFDEKYWRDPEVFHPERFLDSSGYFAKKEALVPFSLGRRHCLGEQLARMEMFLFFTALLQRFHLHFPYELVPDLKPRLGMTLQPQPYLICAERR; encoded by the exons ATGTGGAAACTTTGGGGAGGTGAAGAGGGCGCAGCGGCGCTCGGCGGCGCGCTCTTCTTGCTGCTTTTCGCGCTGGGGGTCCGCCAGCTGCTGAAGCTGAGGAGGCCGATGGGCTTCCCTCCGGGGCCGCCGGGGCTGCCATTTATCGGCAACATCTATTCCCTGGCCTCCTCAGCCGAGCTTCCCCATGTCTACATGAGAAAGCAGAGCCAGGTGTACGGAGAG ATCTTCAGTTTAGATCTTGGAGGCATATCAACTGTGGTTCTAAATGGCTATGATGTAGTAAAGGAATGCCTTGTTCATCAAAGTGGAATTTTTGCAGACAGACCATGCCTTCCTTTATTCATGAAGATGACAAAAATGGGAG gcctACTCAATTCCAGATATGGCCAAGGATGGGTCGATCACAGGCGATTAGCTGTAAACAGCTTTCGATATTTTGGATATGGCCAAAAGTCTTTTGAATCTAAAATCTTGGAAGAAACCAAATTTTTCACTGATGCTATTGAAACTTACAAAGGTAGACCTTTTGACTTTAAACAATTAATAACGAATGCTGTTTCAAACATAACCAATCTGATCATTTTTGGAGAACGATTCACTTATGAAGACACCGATTTTCAGCACATGATTGAGTTATTTAGTGAAAATGTGGAACTAGCTGCCAGTGCCTCGGTCTTCTTGTATAATGCCTTTCCATGGATTGGCATCCTGCCTTTTGGAAAACATCAACAGCTGTTTAGAAATGCATCTGTGGTCTATGATTTTCTCTCCAGACTCATTGAAAAAGCTTCAGTCAACAGAAAGCCTCAGCTACCTCAGCATTTTGTTGATGCTTATTTTGATGAGATGGATCAAGGTAAAAATGACCCATCATCTACTTTCTCCAAAGAAAACCTAATTTTCTCAGTGGGTGAACTCATCATTGCTGGAACTGAAACTACAACCAATGTGCTACGGTGGGCGATTCTTTTCATGGCCCTTTATCCTAATATTCAAG GACAAGTTCAGAAAGAGATTGATTTAATTATGGGCCCCAATGGGAAGCCTTCTTGGGACGACAAATTCAAAATGCCTTATACTGAGGCAGTTTTGCATGAAGTTTTGAGATTCTGTAATATAGTTCCATTAGGGATTTTCCATGCAACCTCTGAAGATGCAGTTGTACGTGGTTATTCCATTCCTAAAGGCACAACAGTAATTACAAATCTTTATTCTGTACACTTTGATGAAAAGTACTGGAGAGACCCAGAAGTGTTCCATCCTGAGCGATTTCTGGACAGCAGTGGATATTTTGCCAAGAAGGAAGCTTTGGTTCCTTTTTCCCTAG GGAGAAGACATTGTCTTGGAGAACAGTTGGCTCGGATGGAAATGTTCTTGTTTTTCACAGCATTGCTTCAGaggtttcatttgcattttccataTGAACTAGTTCCAGATCTGAAGCCGAGGTTAGGCATGACATTGCAGCCCCAACCCTACCTCATCTGTGCTGAAAGACGCTGA
- the LOC112606070 gene encoding vitamin D 25-hydroxylase isoform X2, which translates to MCIFSLDLGGISTVVLNGYDVVKECLVHQSGIFADRPCLPLFMKMTKMGGLLNSRYGQGWVDHRRLAVNSFRYFGYGQKSFESKILEETKFFTDAIETYKGRPFDFKQLITNAVSNITNLIIFGERFTYEDTDFQHMIELFSENVELAASASVFLYNAFPWIGILPFGKHQQLFRNASVVYDFLSRLIEKASVNRKPQLPQHFVDAYFDEMDQGKNDPSSTFSKENLIFSVGELIIAGTETTTNVLRWAILFMALYPNIQGQVQKEIDLIMGPNGKPSWDDKFKMPYTEAVLHEVLRFCNIVPLGIFHATSEDAVVRGYSIPKGTTVITNLYSVHFDEKYWRDPEVFHPERFLDSSGYFAKKEALVPFSLGRRHCLGEQLARMEMFLFFTALLQRFHLHFPYELVPDLKPRLGMTLQPQPYLICAERR; encoded by the exons ATGTGT ATCTTCAGTTTAGATCTTGGAGGCATATCAACTGTGGTTCTAAATGGCTATGATGTAGTAAAGGAATGCCTTGTTCATCAAAGTGGAATTTTTGCAGACAGACCATGCCTTCCTTTATTCATGAAGATGACAAAAATGGGAG gcctACTCAATTCCAGATATGGCCAAGGATGGGTCGATCACAGGCGATTAGCTGTAAACAGCTTTCGATATTTTGGATATGGCCAAAAGTCTTTTGAATCTAAAATCTTGGAAGAAACCAAATTTTTCACTGATGCTATTGAAACTTACAAAGGTAGACCTTTTGACTTTAAACAATTAATAACGAATGCTGTTTCAAACATAACCAATCTGATCATTTTTGGAGAACGATTCACTTATGAAGACACCGATTTTCAGCACATGATTGAGTTATTTAGTGAAAATGTGGAACTAGCTGCCAGTGCCTCGGTCTTCTTGTATAATGCCTTTCCATGGATTGGCATCCTGCCTTTTGGAAAACATCAACAGCTGTTTAGAAATGCATCTGTGGTCTATGATTTTCTCTCCAGACTCATTGAAAAAGCTTCAGTCAACAGAAAGCCTCAGCTACCTCAGCATTTTGTTGATGCTTATTTTGATGAGATGGATCAAGGTAAAAATGACCCATCATCTACTTTCTCCAAAGAAAACCTAATTTTCTCAGTGGGTGAACTCATCATTGCTGGAACTGAAACTACAACCAATGTGCTACGGTGGGCGATTCTTTTCATGGCCCTTTATCCTAATATTCAAG GACAAGTTCAGAAAGAGATTGATTTAATTATGGGCCCCAATGGGAAGCCTTCTTGGGACGACAAATTCAAAATGCCTTATACTGAGGCAGTTTTGCATGAAGTTTTGAGATTCTGTAATATAGTTCCATTAGGGATTTTCCATGCAACCTCTGAAGATGCAGTTGTACGTGGTTATTCCATTCCTAAAGGCACAACAGTAATTACAAATCTTTATTCTGTACACTTTGATGAAAAGTACTGGAGAGACCCAGAAGTGTTCCATCCTGAGCGATTTCTGGACAGCAGTGGATATTTTGCCAAGAAGGAAGCTTTGGTTCCTTTTTCCCTAG GGAGAAGACATTGTCTTGGAGAACAGTTGGCTCGGATGGAAATGTTCTTGTTTTTCACAGCATTGCTTCAGaggtttcatttgcattttccataTGAACTAGTTCCAGATCTGAAGCCGAGGTTAGGCATGACATTGCAGCCCCAACCCTACCTCATCTGTGCTGAAAGACGCTGA